In a genomic window of Rhinoderma darwinii isolate aRhiDar2 chromosome 10, aRhiDar2.hap1, whole genome shotgun sequence:
- the APLP2 gene encoding amyloid beta precursor like protein 2 isoform X3, protein MAAFPALCAVLAAIIVPSLAGYIEALAANAAAGFAVSEPQVAMFCGKLNMLVNVQTGKWEPDPSGSKSCFQTKEEILQYCQEVYPDFQITNVVEANQPVSIDNWCKKGKKNCKGHSHIVLPYKCLVGDFVSDVLLVPEKCKFFHKERMDVCESHQHWQNVAREACMTEVMVLHSYGMLLPCAVDQFRGTEYVCCPQAKKIEEPLSKEEAEEDEEDEEDEDDYDSYKSEFPTEADVEDFTAVVVDEEDEDDAVEDRDYYYDNYKDEDYNEETTPQPSSSRTLSDKEILTDVKAVCSQEAVTGPCRAMFPRWYFDINQRKCVRFIYGGCGGNRNNFLSEEYCTAVCKVTIPTTPAPEDDVDIYLETPADDNEHARFQKAKEQLEVRHRNRMDRAKKEWEDAERQAKNLPKAEKQTLMQHYQATIKALEKEAAHEKQQLVETHLERVEAMLNDKRRIALENYLSALQADSPRPHRILQALKRYVRAENKDRLHTIRHYQHVLTVDPEKAAQMKSQVMTHLHVIEERMNQSLSLLYKVSYVADQIQDEIDELFQEQRWDMDQFTSSFSESQGDVRVSSEESEETPITEGKPFRPLQVKTFPAISESEGSGMADNKPLIGAEEKILNSKSNKVVIDETLDVKEMIFNAERVSGLVDEPDTDASLRSEFSFSSGTLIGLLVIAVAIATIIVISLVLLRKRQYGTISHGIVEVDPMLTPEERHLNKMQNHGYENPTYKYLEQMQI, encoded by the exons ATGGCCGCTTTCCCTGCGCTCTGCGCAGTCCTGGCCGCGATCATCGTCCCCAGTCTGGCCGGATACATCGAG GCCCTTGCTGCTAATGCTGCCGCTGGGTTTGCGGTGTCCGAGCCACAGGTAGCGATGTTCTGCGGTAAATTAAATATGCTCGTGAACGTTCAGACTGGAAAATGGGAGCCGGATCCTTCTGGAAGTAAGAGCTGCTTTCAAACCAAGGAGGAGATCctgcagtactgccaggag GTGTACCCCGACTTCCAGATCACAAACGTGGTGGAAGCCAATCAGCCGGTGAGCATCGACAACTGGTGCAAGAAGGGCAAGAAGAACTGTAAGGGGCACAGCCACATCGTCCTGCCCTACAAGTGTCTGG TAGGTGACTTTGTCAGCGACGTTCTCCTGGTTCCTGAGAAGTGCAAGTTCTTCCACAAGGAGCGGATGGACGTGTGCGAGAGTCACCAGCACTGGCAGAATGTCGCCCGGGAG GCCTGTATGACGGAGGTCATGGTCCTCCACAGTTACGGGATGCTCCTTCCATGTGCGGTCGACCAGTTTCGTGGTACAGAATATGTCTGCTGCCCGCAGGCTAAGAAGATAGAGGAACCTCTGTCCAAGGAGGAGGCCGAGGAAgatgaggaggacgaggaggacgaggacgaCTATGACTCGTATAAGAG TGAGTTCCCGACTGAGGCCGATGTGGAGGATTTCACCGCTGTGGTGGTGGACGAGGAGGATGAAGATGACGCGGTAGAAGACCGCGATTATTATTACGACAACTACAAGGACGAGGACTACAACGAAGAGACGACCCCTCAGCCGAGCAGCAGCCGGACGCTCTCCGACAAGGAAATCCTCACCGATGTGAAAG CTGTCTGCTCTCAAGAGGCCGTTACCGGTCCCTGCCGCGCCATGTTTCCTCGCTGGTACTTCGACATCAACCAGAGAAAGTGTGTCCGGTTTATATACGGCGGCTGTGGCGGCAACAGGAACAATTTTCTGTCTGAGGAGTATTGTACGGCCGTGTGTAAAGTGACCA TTCCCACCACCCCGGCCCCGGAGGATGATGTGGACATTTACCTGGAGACCCCGGCGGATGACAACGAGCACGCACGCTTCCAGAAAGCAAAAGAACAGCTGGAGGTCCGACACCGCAACCGCATGGACCGG GCTAAAAAAGAATGGGAGGACGCCGAGCGCCAGGCCAAGAACCTGCCGAAGGCCGAGAAGCAGACGCTGATGCAG CATTATCAGGCCACCATCaaggctctggagaaggaggccgCCCACGAGAAGCAGCAGCTGGTGGAGACTCACCTGGAGCGGGTGGAGGCCATGCTGAATGACAAGCGCCGCATCGCCCTGGAGAACTATCTGTCTGCCCTGCAGGCCGACTCCCCTCGT CCTCATCGCATTCTTCAAGCCCTGAAGCGATATGTGCGGGCGGAGAACAAGGATCGGCTGCACACGATCCGGCACTATCAGCACGTCCTGACCGTGGACCCTGAGAAAGCCGCTCAGATGAAATCCCAG GTGATGACCCATCTCCATGTGATCGAGGAGCGGATGAACCAGAGCCTGTCCCTCCTCTACAAAGTCTCCTACGTGGCCGATCAGATTCAGGATGAAATAG ATGAGTTGTTCCAGGAGCAGCGGTGGGACATGGACCAGTTCACCTCTTCGTTCTCTGAGTCCCAGGGGGATGTGCGGGTCAGCTCGGAGGAGAGCGAGGAGACTCCAATAACAGAAGGGAAACCCTTCCGGCCCCTGCAGGTCAAGACCTTCCCAGCAATTTCAGAATCCGAAG GCTCCGGCATGGCCGACAACAAGCCGCTCATCGGGGCCGAGGAGAAGATTCTGAACAGCAAATCCAATAAAGTG GTCATTGATGAGACCCTGGATGTGAAGGAAATGATTTTCAATGCAGAAAGAGTCAGTGGACTGGTGGATGAGCCG GACACGGACGCTTCTCTCCGCAGTGAGTTCAGTTTCAGCAGCGGAACGTTAATCGGCCTCCTGGTAATTGCTGTGGCGATCGCGACCATCATCGTCATCAGCCTCGTCCTGCTGAGGAAGCGACAGTACGGCACCATCAGCCACGGGATTGTGGAG GTGGATCCCATGTTAACCCCTGAAGAACGTCACCTGAACAAGATGCAGAATCACGGCTACGAGAACCCCACCTACAAATACCTGGAGCAGATGCAGATCTAA
- the APLP2 gene encoding amyloid beta precursor like protein 2 isoform X7, with amino-acid sequence MAAFPALCAVLAAIIVPSLAGYIEALAANAAAGFAVSEPQVAMFCGKLNMLVNVQTGKWEPDPSGSKSCFQTKEEILQYCQEVYPDFQITNVVEANQPVSIDNWCKKGKKNCKGHSHIVLPYKCLVGDFVSDVLLVPEKCKFFHKERMDVCESHQHWQNVAREACMTEVMVLHSYGMLLPCAVDQFRGTEYVCCPQAKKIEEPLSKEEAEEDEEDEEDEDDYDSYKSEFPTEADVEDFTAVVVDEEDEDDAVEDRDYYYDNYKDEDYNEETTPQPSSSRTLSDKEILTDVKVPTTPAPEDDVDIYLETPADDNEHARFQKAKEQLEVRHRNRMDRAKKEWEDAERQAKNLPKAEKQTLMQHYQATIKALEKEAAHEKQQLVETHLERVEAMLNDKRRIALENYLSALQADSPRPHRILQALKRYVRAENKDRLHTIRHYQHVLTVDPEKAAQMKSQVMTHLHVIEERMNQSLSLLYKVSYVADQIQDEIDELFQEQRWDMDQFTSSFSESQGDVRVSSEESEETPITEGKPFRPLQVKTFPAISESEGSGMADNKPLIGAEEKILNSKSNKVVIDETLDVKEMIFNAERVSGLVDEPDTDASLRSEFSFSSGTLIGLLVIAVAIATIIVISLVLLRKRQYGTISHGIVEVDPMLTPEERHLNKMQNHGYENPTYKYLEQMQI; translated from the exons ATGGCCGCTTTCCCTGCGCTCTGCGCAGTCCTGGCCGCGATCATCGTCCCCAGTCTGGCCGGATACATCGAG GCCCTTGCTGCTAATGCTGCCGCTGGGTTTGCGGTGTCCGAGCCACAGGTAGCGATGTTCTGCGGTAAATTAAATATGCTCGTGAACGTTCAGACTGGAAAATGGGAGCCGGATCCTTCTGGAAGTAAGAGCTGCTTTCAAACCAAGGAGGAGATCctgcagtactgccaggag GTGTACCCCGACTTCCAGATCACAAACGTGGTGGAAGCCAATCAGCCGGTGAGCATCGACAACTGGTGCAAGAAGGGCAAGAAGAACTGTAAGGGGCACAGCCACATCGTCCTGCCCTACAAGTGTCTGG TAGGTGACTTTGTCAGCGACGTTCTCCTGGTTCCTGAGAAGTGCAAGTTCTTCCACAAGGAGCGGATGGACGTGTGCGAGAGTCACCAGCACTGGCAGAATGTCGCCCGGGAG GCCTGTATGACGGAGGTCATGGTCCTCCACAGTTACGGGATGCTCCTTCCATGTGCGGTCGACCAGTTTCGTGGTACAGAATATGTCTGCTGCCCGCAGGCTAAGAAGATAGAGGAACCTCTGTCCAAGGAGGAGGCCGAGGAAgatgaggaggacgaggaggacgaggacgaCTATGACTCGTATAAGAG TGAGTTCCCGACTGAGGCCGATGTGGAGGATTTCACCGCTGTGGTGGTGGACGAGGAGGATGAAGATGACGCGGTAGAAGACCGCGATTATTATTACGACAACTACAAGGACGAGGACTACAACGAAGAGACGACCCCTCAGCCGAGCAGCAGCCGGACGCTCTCCGACAAGGAAATCCTCACCGATGTGAAAG TTCCCACCACCCCGGCCCCGGAGGATGATGTGGACATTTACCTGGAGACCCCGGCGGATGACAACGAGCACGCACGCTTCCAGAAAGCAAAAGAACAGCTGGAGGTCCGACACCGCAACCGCATGGACCGG GCTAAAAAAGAATGGGAGGACGCCGAGCGCCAGGCCAAGAACCTGCCGAAGGCCGAGAAGCAGACGCTGATGCAG CATTATCAGGCCACCATCaaggctctggagaaggaggccgCCCACGAGAAGCAGCAGCTGGTGGAGACTCACCTGGAGCGGGTGGAGGCCATGCTGAATGACAAGCGCCGCATCGCCCTGGAGAACTATCTGTCTGCCCTGCAGGCCGACTCCCCTCGT CCTCATCGCATTCTTCAAGCCCTGAAGCGATATGTGCGGGCGGAGAACAAGGATCGGCTGCACACGATCCGGCACTATCAGCACGTCCTGACCGTGGACCCTGAGAAAGCCGCTCAGATGAAATCCCAG GTGATGACCCATCTCCATGTGATCGAGGAGCGGATGAACCAGAGCCTGTCCCTCCTCTACAAAGTCTCCTACGTGGCCGATCAGATTCAGGATGAAATAG ATGAGTTGTTCCAGGAGCAGCGGTGGGACATGGACCAGTTCACCTCTTCGTTCTCTGAGTCCCAGGGGGATGTGCGGGTCAGCTCGGAGGAGAGCGAGGAGACTCCAATAACAGAAGGGAAACCCTTCCGGCCCCTGCAGGTCAAGACCTTCCCAGCAATTTCAGAATCCGAAG GCTCCGGCATGGCCGACAACAAGCCGCTCATCGGGGCCGAGGAGAAGATTCTGAACAGCAAATCCAATAAAGTG GTCATTGATGAGACCCTGGATGTGAAGGAAATGATTTTCAATGCAGAAAGAGTCAGTGGACTGGTGGATGAGCCG GACACGGACGCTTCTCTCCGCAGTGAGTTCAGTTTCAGCAGCGGAACGTTAATCGGCCTCCTGGTAATTGCTGTGGCGATCGCGACCATCATCGTCATCAGCCTCGTCCTGCTGAGGAAGCGACAGTACGGCACCATCAGCCACGGGATTGTGGAG GTGGATCCCATGTTAACCCCTGAAGAACGTCACCTGAACAAGATGCAGAATCACGGCTACGAGAACCCCACCTACAAATACCTGGAGCAGATGCAGATCTAA
- the APLP2 gene encoding amyloid beta precursor like protein 2 isoform X2: MAAFPALCAVLAAIIVPSLAGYIEALAANAAAGFAVSEPQVAMFCGKLNMLVNVQTGKWEPDPSGSKSCFQTKEEILQYCQEVYPDFQITNVVEANQPVSIDNWCKKGKKNCKGHSHIVLPYKCLGDFVSDVLLVPEKCKFFHKERMDVCESHQHWQNVAREACMTEVMVLHSYGMLLPCAVDQFRGTEYVCCPQAKKIEEPLSKEEAEEDEEDEEDEDDYDSYKSEFPTEADVEDFTAVVVDEEDEDDAVEDRDYYYDNYKDEDYNEETTPQPSSSRTLSDKEILTDVKAVCSQEAVTGPCRAMFPRWYFDINQRKCVRFIYGGCGGNRNNFLSEEYCTAVCKVTIPTTPAPEDDVDIYLETPADDNEHARFQKAKEQLEVRHRNRMDRAKKEWEDAERQAKNLPKAEKQTLMQHYQATIKALEKEAAHEKQQLVETHLERVEAMLNDKRRIALENYLSALQADSPRPHRILQALKRYVRAENKDRLHTIRHYQHVLTVDPEKAAQMKSQVMTHLHVIEERMNQSLSLLYKVSYVADQIQDEIDELFQEQRWDMDQFTSSFSESQGDVRVSSEESEETPITEGKPFRPLQVKTFPAISESEESSRDSYLPVRKGSGMADNKPLIGAEEKILNSKSNKVVIDETLDVKEMIFNAERVSGLVDEPDTDASLRSEFSFSSGTLIGLLVIAVAIATIIVISLVLLRKRQYGTISHGIVEVDPMLTPEERHLNKMQNHGYENPTYKYLEQMQI; encoded by the exons ATGGCCGCTTTCCCTGCGCTCTGCGCAGTCCTGGCCGCGATCATCGTCCCCAGTCTGGCCGGATACATCGAG GCCCTTGCTGCTAATGCTGCCGCTGGGTTTGCGGTGTCCGAGCCACAGGTAGCGATGTTCTGCGGTAAATTAAATATGCTCGTGAACGTTCAGACTGGAAAATGGGAGCCGGATCCTTCTGGAAGTAAGAGCTGCTTTCAAACCAAGGAGGAGATCctgcagtactgccaggag GTGTACCCCGACTTCCAGATCACAAACGTGGTGGAAGCCAATCAGCCGGTGAGCATCGACAACTGGTGCAAGAAGGGCAAGAAGAACTGTAAGGGGCACAGCCACATCGTCCTGCCCTACAAGTGTCTGG GTGACTTTGTCAGCGACGTTCTCCTGGTTCCTGAGAAGTGCAAGTTCTTCCACAAGGAGCGGATGGACGTGTGCGAGAGTCACCAGCACTGGCAGAATGTCGCCCGGGAG GCCTGTATGACGGAGGTCATGGTCCTCCACAGTTACGGGATGCTCCTTCCATGTGCGGTCGACCAGTTTCGTGGTACAGAATATGTCTGCTGCCCGCAGGCTAAGAAGATAGAGGAACCTCTGTCCAAGGAGGAGGCCGAGGAAgatgaggaggacgaggaggacgaggacgaCTATGACTCGTATAAGAG TGAGTTCCCGACTGAGGCCGATGTGGAGGATTTCACCGCTGTGGTGGTGGACGAGGAGGATGAAGATGACGCGGTAGAAGACCGCGATTATTATTACGACAACTACAAGGACGAGGACTACAACGAAGAGACGACCCCTCAGCCGAGCAGCAGCCGGACGCTCTCCGACAAGGAAATCCTCACCGATGTGAAAG CTGTCTGCTCTCAAGAGGCCGTTACCGGTCCCTGCCGCGCCATGTTTCCTCGCTGGTACTTCGACATCAACCAGAGAAAGTGTGTCCGGTTTATATACGGCGGCTGTGGCGGCAACAGGAACAATTTTCTGTCTGAGGAGTATTGTACGGCCGTGTGTAAAGTGACCA TTCCCACCACCCCGGCCCCGGAGGATGATGTGGACATTTACCTGGAGACCCCGGCGGATGACAACGAGCACGCACGCTTCCAGAAAGCAAAAGAACAGCTGGAGGTCCGACACCGCAACCGCATGGACCGG GCTAAAAAAGAATGGGAGGACGCCGAGCGCCAGGCCAAGAACCTGCCGAAGGCCGAGAAGCAGACGCTGATGCAG CATTATCAGGCCACCATCaaggctctggagaaggaggccgCCCACGAGAAGCAGCAGCTGGTGGAGACTCACCTGGAGCGGGTGGAGGCCATGCTGAATGACAAGCGCCGCATCGCCCTGGAGAACTATCTGTCTGCCCTGCAGGCCGACTCCCCTCGT CCTCATCGCATTCTTCAAGCCCTGAAGCGATATGTGCGGGCGGAGAACAAGGATCGGCTGCACACGATCCGGCACTATCAGCACGTCCTGACCGTGGACCCTGAGAAAGCCGCTCAGATGAAATCCCAG GTGATGACCCATCTCCATGTGATCGAGGAGCGGATGAACCAGAGCCTGTCCCTCCTCTACAAAGTCTCCTACGTGGCCGATCAGATTCAGGATGAAATAG ATGAGTTGTTCCAGGAGCAGCGGTGGGACATGGACCAGTTCACCTCTTCGTTCTCTGAGTCCCAGGGGGATGTGCGGGTCAGCTCGGAGGAGAGCGAGGAGACTCCAATAACAGAAGGGAAACCCTTCCGGCCCCTGCAGGTCAAGACCTTCCCAGCAATTTCAGAATCCGAAG AATCGTCACGGGACTCCTACCTTCCAGTGAGAAAAG GCTCCGGCATGGCCGACAACAAGCCGCTCATCGGGGCCGAGGAGAAGATTCTGAACAGCAAATCCAATAAAGTG GTCATTGATGAGACCCTGGATGTGAAGGAAATGATTTTCAATGCAGAAAGAGTCAGTGGACTGGTGGATGAGCCG GACACGGACGCTTCTCTCCGCAGTGAGTTCAGTTTCAGCAGCGGAACGTTAATCGGCCTCCTGGTAATTGCTGTGGCGATCGCGACCATCATCGTCATCAGCCTCGTCCTGCTGAGGAAGCGACAGTACGGCACCATCAGCCACGGGATTGTGGAG GTGGATCCCATGTTAACCCCTGAAGAACGTCACCTGAACAAGATGCAGAATCACGGCTACGAGAACCCCACCTACAAATACCTGGAGCAGATGCAGATCTAA
- the APLP2 gene encoding amyloid beta precursor like protein 2 isoform X6, which produces MAAFPALCAVLAAIIVPSLAGYIEALAANAAAGFAVSEPQVAMFCGKLNMLVNVQTGKWEPDPSGSKSCFQTKEEILQYCQEVYPDFQITNVVEANQPVSIDNWCKKGKKNCKGHSHIVLPYKCLVGDFVSDVLLVPEKCKFFHKERMDVCESHQHWQNVAREACMTEVMVLHSYGMLLPCAVDQFRGTEYVCCPQAKKIEEPLSKEEAEEDEEDEEDEDDYDSYKSEFPTEADVEDFTAVVVDEEDEDDAVEDRDYYYDNYKDEDYNEETTPQPSSSRTLSDKEILTDVKVPTTPAPEDDVDIYLETPADDNEHARFQKAKEQLEVRHRNRMDRAKKEWEDAERQAKNLPKAEKQTLMQHYQATIKALEKEAAHEKQQLVETHLERVEAMLNDKRRIALENYLSALQADSPRPHRILQALKRYVRAENKDRLHTIRHYQHVLTVDPEKAAQMKSQVMTHLHVIEERMNQSLSLLYKVSYVADQIQDEIDELFQEQRWDMDQFTSSFSESQGDVRVSSEESEETPITEGKPFRPLQVKTFPAISESEESSRDSYLPVRKGSGMADNKPLIGAEEKILNSKSNKVVIDETLDVKEMIFNAERVSGLVDEPDTDASLRSEFSFSSGTLIGLLVIAVAIATIIVISLVLLRKRQYGTISHGIVEVDPMLTPEERHLNKMQNHGYENPTYKYLEQMQI; this is translated from the exons ATGGCCGCTTTCCCTGCGCTCTGCGCAGTCCTGGCCGCGATCATCGTCCCCAGTCTGGCCGGATACATCGAG GCCCTTGCTGCTAATGCTGCCGCTGGGTTTGCGGTGTCCGAGCCACAGGTAGCGATGTTCTGCGGTAAATTAAATATGCTCGTGAACGTTCAGACTGGAAAATGGGAGCCGGATCCTTCTGGAAGTAAGAGCTGCTTTCAAACCAAGGAGGAGATCctgcagtactgccaggag GTGTACCCCGACTTCCAGATCACAAACGTGGTGGAAGCCAATCAGCCGGTGAGCATCGACAACTGGTGCAAGAAGGGCAAGAAGAACTGTAAGGGGCACAGCCACATCGTCCTGCCCTACAAGTGTCTGG TAGGTGACTTTGTCAGCGACGTTCTCCTGGTTCCTGAGAAGTGCAAGTTCTTCCACAAGGAGCGGATGGACGTGTGCGAGAGTCACCAGCACTGGCAGAATGTCGCCCGGGAG GCCTGTATGACGGAGGTCATGGTCCTCCACAGTTACGGGATGCTCCTTCCATGTGCGGTCGACCAGTTTCGTGGTACAGAATATGTCTGCTGCCCGCAGGCTAAGAAGATAGAGGAACCTCTGTCCAAGGAGGAGGCCGAGGAAgatgaggaggacgaggaggacgaggacgaCTATGACTCGTATAAGAG TGAGTTCCCGACTGAGGCCGATGTGGAGGATTTCACCGCTGTGGTGGTGGACGAGGAGGATGAAGATGACGCGGTAGAAGACCGCGATTATTATTACGACAACTACAAGGACGAGGACTACAACGAAGAGACGACCCCTCAGCCGAGCAGCAGCCGGACGCTCTCCGACAAGGAAATCCTCACCGATGTGAAAG TTCCCACCACCCCGGCCCCGGAGGATGATGTGGACATTTACCTGGAGACCCCGGCGGATGACAACGAGCACGCACGCTTCCAGAAAGCAAAAGAACAGCTGGAGGTCCGACACCGCAACCGCATGGACCGG GCTAAAAAAGAATGGGAGGACGCCGAGCGCCAGGCCAAGAACCTGCCGAAGGCCGAGAAGCAGACGCTGATGCAG CATTATCAGGCCACCATCaaggctctggagaaggaggccgCCCACGAGAAGCAGCAGCTGGTGGAGACTCACCTGGAGCGGGTGGAGGCCATGCTGAATGACAAGCGCCGCATCGCCCTGGAGAACTATCTGTCTGCCCTGCAGGCCGACTCCCCTCGT CCTCATCGCATTCTTCAAGCCCTGAAGCGATATGTGCGGGCGGAGAACAAGGATCGGCTGCACACGATCCGGCACTATCAGCACGTCCTGACCGTGGACCCTGAGAAAGCCGCTCAGATGAAATCCCAG GTGATGACCCATCTCCATGTGATCGAGGAGCGGATGAACCAGAGCCTGTCCCTCCTCTACAAAGTCTCCTACGTGGCCGATCAGATTCAGGATGAAATAG ATGAGTTGTTCCAGGAGCAGCGGTGGGACATGGACCAGTTCACCTCTTCGTTCTCTGAGTCCCAGGGGGATGTGCGGGTCAGCTCGGAGGAGAGCGAGGAGACTCCAATAACAGAAGGGAAACCCTTCCGGCCCCTGCAGGTCAAGACCTTCCCAGCAATTTCAGAATCCGAAG AATCGTCACGGGACTCCTACCTTCCAGTGAGAAAAG GCTCCGGCATGGCCGACAACAAGCCGCTCATCGGGGCCGAGGAGAAGATTCTGAACAGCAAATCCAATAAAGTG GTCATTGATGAGACCCTGGATGTGAAGGAAATGATTTTCAATGCAGAAAGAGTCAGTGGACTGGTGGATGAGCCG GACACGGACGCTTCTCTCCGCAGTGAGTTCAGTTTCAGCAGCGGAACGTTAATCGGCCTCCTGGTAATTGCTGTGGCGATCGCGACCATCATCGTCATCAGCCTCGTCCTGCTGAGGAAGCGACAGTACGGCACCATCAGCCACGGGATTGTGGAG GTGGATCCCATGTTAACCCCTGAAGAACGTCACCTGAACAAGATGCAGAATCACGGCTACGAGAACCCCACCTACAAATACCTGGAGCAGATGCAGATCTAA
- the APLP2 gene encoding amyloid beta precursor like protein 2 isoform X8, which yields MAAFPALCAVLAAIIVPSLAGYIEALAANAAAGFAVSEPQVAMFCGKLNMLVNVQTGKWEPDPSGSKSCFQTKEEILQYCQEVYPDFQITNVVEANQPVSIDNWCKKGKKNCKGHSHIVLPYKCLVGDFVSDVLLVPEKCKFFHKERMDVCESHQHWQNVAREACMTEVMVLHSYGMLLPCAVDQFRGTEYVCCPQAKKIEEPLSKEEAEEDEEDEEDEDDYDSYKSEFPTEADVEDFTAVVVDEEDEDDAVEDRDYYYDNYKDEDYNEETTPQPSSSRTLSDKEILTDVKVPTTPAPEDDVDIYLETPADDNEHARFQKAKEQLEVRHRNRMDRAKKEWEDAERQAKNLPKAEKQTLMQHYQATIKALEKEAAHEKQQLVETHLERVEAMLNDKRRIALENYLSALQADSPRPHRILQALKRYVRAENKDRLHTIRHYQHVLTVDPEKAAQMKSQVMTHLHVIEERMNQSLSLLYKVSYVADQIQDEIDELFQEQRWDMDQFTSSFSESQGDVRVSSEESEETPITEGKPFRPLQVKTFPAISESEESSRDSYLPVRKGSGMADNKPLIGAEEKILNSKSNKVDTDASLRSEFSFSSGTLIGLLVIAVAIATIIVISLVLLRKRQYGTISHGIVEVDPMLTPEERHLNKMQNHGYENPTYKYLEQMQI from the exons ATGGCCGCTTTCCCTGCGCTCTGCGCAGTCCTGGCCGCGATCATCGTCCCCAGTCTGGCCGGATACATCGAG GCCCTTGCTGCTAATGCTGCCGCTGGGTTTGCGGTGTCCGAGCCACAGGTAGCGATGTTCTGCGGTAAATTAAATATGCTCGTGAACGTTCAGACTGGAAAATGGGAGCCGGATCCTTCTGGAAGTAAGAGCTGCTTTCAAACCAAGGAGGAGATCctgcagtactgccaggag GTGTACCCCGACTTCCAGATCACAAACGTGGTGGAAGCCAATCAGCCGGTGAGCATCGACAACTGGTGCAAGAAGGGCAAGAAGAACTGTAAGGGGCACAGCCACATCGTCCTGCCCTACAAGTGTCTGG TAGGTGACTTTGTCAGCGACGTTCTCCTGGTTCCTGAGAAGTGCAAGTTCTTCCACAAGGAGCGGATGGACGTGTGCGAGAGTCACCAGCACTGGCAGAATGTCGCCCGGGAG GCCTGTATGACGGAGGTCATGGTCCTCCACAGTTACGGGATGCTCCTTCCATGTGCGGTCGACCAGTTTCGTGGTACAGAATATGTCTGCTGCCCGCAGGCTAAGAAGATAGAGGAACCTCTGTCCAAGGAGGAGGCCGAGGAAgatgaggaggacgaggaggacgaggacgaCTATGACTCGTATAAGAG TGAGTTCCCGACTGAGGCCGATGTGGAGGATTTCACCGCTGTGGTGGTGGACGAGGAGGATGAAGATGACGCGGTAGAAGACCGCGATTATTATTACGACAACTACAAGGACGAGGACTACAACGAAGAGACGACCCCTCAGCCGAGCAGCAGCCGGACGCTCTCCGACAAGGAAATCCTCACCGATGTGAAAG TTCCCACCACCCCGGCCCCGGAGGATGATGTGGACATTTACCTGGAGACCCCGGCGGATGACAACGAGCACGCACGCTTCCAGAAAGCAAAAGAACAGCTGGAGGTCCGACACCGCAACCGCATGGACCGG GCTAAAAAAGAATGGGAGGACGCCGAGCGCCAGGCCAAGAACCTGCCGAAGGCCGAGAAGCAGACGCTGATGCAG CATTATCAGGCCACCATCaaggctctggagaaggaggccgCCCACGAGAAGCAGCAGCTGGTGGAGACTCACCTGGAGCGGGTGGAGGCCATGCTGAATGACAAGCGCCGCATCGCCCTGGAGAACTATCTGTCTGCCCTGCAGGCCGACTCCCCTCGT CCTCATCGCATTCTTCAAGCCCTGAAGCGATATGTGCGGGCGGAGAACAAGGATCGGCTGCACACGATCCGGCACTATCAGCACGTCCTGACCGTGGACCCTGAGAAAGCCGCTCAGATGAAATCCCAG GTGATGACCCATCTCCATGTGATCGAGGAGCGGATGAACCAGAGCCTGTCCCTCCTCTACAAAGTCTCCTACGTGGCCGATCAGATTCAGGATGAAATAG ATGAGTTGTTCCAGGAGCAGCGGTGGGACATGGACCAGTTCACCTCTTCGTTCTCTGAGTCCCAGGGGGATGTGCGGGTCAGCTCGGAGGAGAGCGAGGAGACTCCAATAACAGAAGGGAAACCCTTCCGGCCCCTGCAGGTCAAGACCTTCCCAGCAATTTCAGAATCCGAAG AATCGTCACGGGACTCCTACCTTCCAGTGAGAAAAG GCTCCGGCATGGCCGACAACAAGCCGCTCATCGGGGCCGAGGAGAAGATTCTGAACAGCAAATCCAATAAAGTG GACACGGACGCTTCTCTCCGCAGTGAGTTCAGTTTCAGCAGCGGAACGTTAATCGGCCTCCTGGTAATTGCTGTGGCGATCGCGACCATCATCGTCATCAGCCTCGTCCTGCTGAGGAAGCGACAGTACGGCACCATCAGCCACGGGATTGTGGAG GTGGATCCCATGTTAACCCCTGAAGAACGTCACCTGAACAAGATGCAGAATCACGGCTACGAGAACCCCACCTACAAATACCTGGAGCAGATGCAGATCTAA